Proteins encoded in a region of the Hyphomicrobiales bacterium genome:
- a CDS encoding MATE family efflux transporter, whose product MTSPHSKSPPPKFVQGSLLRHILVMTSTSTVGLMAIFMVDLANLFYISLLGKQELAAAVGYAGTIIFFSISISIGIMIAAIALISRALGARDRERARKLSGSSLLFVAFVLTAITALYFPFIDQTVGLLGAEGKTRAVATDFLQVVIPSMPLMGLGMGASGLLRSVGDAKRAMYVTLGGGICAAVLDPIFIFTFDLGIQGAAYVTVIARFVTVLIGLYGIIKVHDMLAMPSFSEFTNDVRELMNIAMPAVLTNIATPVGNAYVTISIAPYGDEAVAGWAIIGRLIPVAFGFIYALSGAIGPIIGQNYGATEYDRVRRTITDSLVVTLVYTCAIWLIMYLLRDMLIDSFKATGETAILMAFFINIVIVSFLFNGAMFVANAAFNNLGFAVYSTALNWGKATIGTIPFVWAGSVLAQSKGVIAGQGVGAVVFGIISIIVCLHVIKKIGKTPPDKTLRPPLWRSALPAFSSAKSANLP is encoded by the coding sequence TTGACATCACCTCATTCGAAATCACCACCACCAAAATTTGTCCAAGGCTCTCTTCTGCGCCACATATTGGTTATGACCTCCACAAGTACCGTTGGGCTGATGGCTATTTTTATGGTCGATCTTGCCAATCTTTTTTATATCTCGCTTTTGGGAAAACAAGAACTTGCAGCCGCTGTTGGTTATGCTGGAACCATCATCTTCTTTAGTATTTCTATTTCCATTGGCATCATGATTGCTGCCATCGCGCTCATATCAAGAGCCTTAGGTGCGCGCGACCGTGAGCGCGCAAGAAAATTGTCAGGCTCTTCTCTTTTATTTGTCGCCTTTGTTCTGACTGCCATCACAGCCCTCTACTTCCCCTTCATCGATCAGACCGTTGGCCTTTTAGGCGCAGAAGGAAAGACCCGAGCAGTTGCAACAGACTTCCTGCAAGTTGTCATTCCATCAATGCCACTGATGGGATTGGGCATGGGCGCTTCAGGTTTACTTCGCTCAGTTGGTGATGCAAAGCGCGCCATGTATGTCACCTTGGGCGGTGGGATTTGTGCCGCAGTGCTTGATCCAATTTTCATTTTTACGTTTGATCTTGGTATTCAAGGCGCAGCCTATGTCACTGTTATCGCCCGATTTGTCACCGTTCTCATTGGTCTTTACGGCATTATAAAAGTGCACGACATGCTTGCTATGCCATCCTTCAGCGAATTCACCAATGATGTGCGTGAATTGATGAATATTGCCATGCCTGCTGTTCTCACCAATATAGCAACGCCTGTTGGTAACGCCTATGTGACGATCTCGATCGCCCCTTATGGAGATGAGGCTGTGGCAGGTTGGGCTATTATTGGACGGCTTATTCCGGTCGCGTTTGGTTTCATCTATGCGCTCTCCGGTGCCATTGGGCCGATCATTGGGCAAAATTATGGAGCCACAGAATATGACCGCGTCAGAAGGACAATCACTGACAGCCTTGTTGTCACATTGGTCTATACCTGCGCTATCTGGCTGATCATGTATTTACTGCGCGATATGCTAATCGACAGCTTCAAAGCAACAGGAGAAACTGCCATTCTTATGGCGTTCTTTATCAATATTGTGATTGTATCCTTCCTGTTTAATGGTGCCATGTTTGTCGCCAATGCCGCCTTCAACAATCTCGGGTTTGCTGTCTATTCAACTGCCTTAAACTGGGGCAAGGCTACGATTGGCACCATCCCGTTTGTATGGGCGGGTTCTGTTCTTGCGCAAAGCAAAGGCGTTATTGCAGGACAAGGTGTGGGTGCGGTCGTCTTTGGCATCATTTCAATTATTGTGTGCCTTCATGTAATCAAAAAAATTGGCAAAACACCGCCGGATAAAACCTTGCGTCCACCACTATGGCGTTCTGCCCTTCCCGCATTCTCATCGGCAAAGAGTGCTAATTTACCGTGA
- a CDS encoding metallopeptidase TldD-related protein — translation MTTPTISDSLVQRASALVDAAKKAGADAADAVVVSGQSLGVDVRMGKVEETNRSENDGFSLRVFIGSRTAAISANDASGVEQLAARAVAMAKVAPEDPYAGLAENHRLAKKFPDLEMFDDGEIDAGVLTDLAREAEEAALAVKDVSNSGGASAGWGTGGLVLVTSDGFCGSYRSSSFSTSVSVVAGEGTGMERDYDFDSKRHFSDLRAPAEIGKGAGERAVKRLNPRKVDSQTLSVIYDPRVSTGLIGHLAGAVNAASIARKTSFLRDDMDNQIFRPDVTISDDPHRLRGLASRPFDGEGVAAEAMDVIREGILKTWFLDTATSKELGLQTNGRASRGGANPSPGRTNLTLHAGEKSPEEMIKDIGTGLYINELIGSGVSLVTGDYSRGVSGFWIENGEIAYPVSEITIAGNLRDMFARLVPANDLEYRFSTNAPSILIENMAVAGR, via the coding sequence ATGACAACACCCACCATTTCTGATTCGCTCGTTCAAAGGGCATCCGCTTTGGTGGATGCTGCAAAAAAAGCGGGCGCGGATGCTGCAGATGCAGTTGTTGTATCTGGTCAGTCACTCGGTGTCGATGTTCGAATGGGAAAAGTGGAAGAAACTAACCGTTCAGAAAATGACGGTTTTTCTCTGCGTGTGTTCATAGGCTCCCGCACAGCGGCGATTTCTGCAAATGATGCAAGTGGTGTTGAGCAACTGGCAGCCCGTGCCGTTGCCATGGCAAAAGTTGCACCTGAAGACCCCTATGCGGGCTTGGCAGAAAATCACCGCTTGGCAAAAAAATTCCCAGACCTTGAAATGTTCGATGATGGCGAGATAGATGCGGGAGTATTGACTGATCTTGCTCGTGAGGCAGAAGAAGCGGCACTTGCGGTAAAAGATGTTTCTAATTCTGGAGGTGCGTCAGCTGGTTGGGGAACTGGTGGGCTTGTGCTTGTCACCTCTGACGGTTTTTGTGGCAGTTATCGTTCATCCAGCTTTTCAACATCAGTCTCTGTCGTTGCGGGTGAAGGCACTGGGATGGAAAGAGATTATGATTTTGACAGCAAGCGGCATTTTTCTGACCTTCGAGCGCCTGCCGAGATTGGCAAAGGAGCAGGCGAGCGGGCTGTCAAACGGTTGAACCCTCGTAAAGTGGATAGCCAAACACTCTCGGTTATCTATGATCCACGTGTTTCGACAGGCCTGATCGGCCATCTCGCTGGCGCGGTTAATGCGGCGTCTATTGCCCGTAAAACCAGTTTTTTGCGCGACGACATGGACAATCAGATTTTCCGTCCTGATGTGACCATTTCTGATGACCCACACCGATTGCGCGGCCTTGCCTCCCGTCCCTTCGATGGTGAGGGTGTGGCAGCTGAGGCGATGGATGTGATTAGAGAGGGTATTTTGAAAACATGGTTTCTTGATACAGCCACCTCCAAGGAGCTTGGTTTGCAGACTAATGGCCGTGCGTCGCGTGGGGGGGCAAACCCATCACCAGGGCGCACAAATTTGACGCTTCATGCAGGCGAAAAATCACCAGAAGAAATGATCAAAGATATTGGCACAGGCCTTTATATCAATGAATTGATTGGCTCAGGCGTAAGCCTTGTAACGGGCGACTACAGTCGGGGAGTATCTGGTTTTTGGATTGAGAATGGAGAGATTGCTTATCCTGTGAGCGAAATCACAATTGCAGGTAATTTGCGCGATATGTTCGCCCGTTTGGTGCCTGCTAATGATCTTGAATATCGTTTTTCCACAAATGCCCCGAGTATCTTGATTGAAAATATGGCTGTTGCCGGCAGATAA
- a CDS encoding monovalent cation:proton antiporter-2 (CPA2) family protein: protein MAIDATSTLNATSQVVAHSLAFQAIILLGAAVIFAPIFKRLGLGTVLGYLAAGVVIGALPLRMSDGVELLHFAELGIVFLLFIIGLELKPSRLWALRHGIFGAGLIQVTLSALILGGLCYALNYSWKTSLLVGLGLALSSTAFAMQILDEKGEFNTKYGQKSFSIVLFQDIAIVPILAIIPFLVPEFLKDVVAAPSAAALDGKAALQIVGVIAALFLIGRYCLNPLFRIVANTGAREMMIVVALFVVLGAGFATQAVGLSMAMGAFFAGVMLADSAYRHELEANIEPFRGILLGLFFMAVGLSLNLDVVFNSWATILLAAPAIMIVKGLVIYSSARIVGSPHNDAIRVAALLPQVGEFAFVIFSVAVAAHVVSIELASIITAIVTVTMALTPLFVAIGNRLIIKSKEETMEEDFAGADGSVLVIGFGRFGQIVCQTLLAQGLPVTIIDHNAERIRSAARFGFRIYYGEGRRLDVLRAAGIQKARIVAVCSDTSSRTEEIVSLVRKHFPETKIYARAYDRAHTLELMELEVDFQIREMFESALVMGRGILDGMDVPLDRADFVIEDVRRRDMARLQLQQAKGLFAAADIAFQKTLVPEPLTEPQTEAKVLSEETAKITEISD, encoded by the coding sequence ATGGCTATTGATGCCACTTCCACATTAAACGCAACTTCACAGGTTGTAGCCCATAGTTTGGCGTTCCAGGCAATAATATTGCTGGGTGCCGCTGTGATATTTGCGCCTATTTTTAAACGGCTAGGTTTGGGGACTGTTCTGGGATACCTCGCCGCTGGCGTTGTGATCGGCGCTCTACCTCTACGTATGAGTGACGGGGTTGAACTTCTTCATTTTGCGGAACTCGGCATCGTATTTCTTCTGTTCATCATTGGCCTCGAACTTAAACCCTCACGGCTTTGGGCACTAAGGCATGGTATATTTGGTGCCGGCCTTATTCAGGTTACCTTAAGTGCTTTAATCCTTGGTGGGCTTTGCTATGCATTGAATTATTCATGGAAGACAAGTTTGCTCGTGGGGCTTGGCCTAGCTTTGTCATCAACTGCGTTTGCTATGCAAATTCTCGATGAAAAAGGTGAATTCAACACAAAGTATGGACAAAAATCCTTCTCAATTGTGCTGTTTCAAGACATTGCAATTGTTCCTATTTTAGCAATTATTCCTTTTCTCGTTCCGGAATTTTTAAAAGATGTAGTGGCCGCCCCAAGCGCGGCTGCGTTGGATGGAAAAGCTGCATTACAGATAGTTGGCGTTATAGCAGCTTTGTTTTTGATTGGCCGCTATTGCCTCAACCCCTTGTTTCGAATTGTTGCCAACACAGGCGCACGAGAAATGATGATTGTTGTAGCGCTGTTTGTCGTGCTTGGCGCAGGTTTTGCGACCCAAGCCGTTGGCCTTTCTATGGCTATGGGTGCTTTTTTCGCGGGTGTTATGTTGGCTGACAGCGCCTATCGTCACGAATTAGAAGCGAATATCGAACCGTTTCGCGGCATCTTGCTTGGCCTGTTTTTCATGGCTGTTGGGCTTTCGCTTAATCTAGACGTCGTTTTCAATAGCTGGGCAACCATTCTGCTTGCGGCACCAGCAATCATGATTGTGAAAGGGCTTGTTATCTATTCATCAGCTCGCATTGTCGGTTCCCCGCACAATGATGCCATACGAGTTGCTGCTCTCCTGCCACAAGTTGGCGAGTTTGCTTTTGTTATCTTTTCTGTCGCTGTCGCCGCTCATGTGGTGAGTATAGAACTCGCCTCCATCATCACGGCCATCGTTACCGTCACAATGGCCCTCACCCCGCTTTTCGTTGCAATCGGCAATCGGCTCATAATCAAGAGCAAAGAAGAGACGATGGAAGAGGATTTTGCAGGAGCTGACGGTTCTGTATTGGTAATTGGTTTCGGACGGTTTGGCCAGATCGTCTGCCAGACACTTCTTGCACAAGGTCTTCCCGTGACCATTATTGACCATAATGCAGAACGCATCAGAAGCGCTGCTCGTTTTGGATTTCGCATCTATTATGGTGAAGGACGAAGGCTTGATGTGTTGCGCGCTGCGGGCATTCAAAAAGCTCGTATTGTTGCTGTTTGTAGCGATACTTCTTCGCGCACCGAGGAAATTGTCAGTCTTGTGCGCAAGCACTTTCCTGAAACAAAAATTTATGCCCGCGCCTATGATCGAGCGCACACGCTCGAGCTCATGGAATTGGAAGTGGATTTCCAGATTCGCGAAATGTTTGAATCCGCTCTTGTGATGGGACGTGGCATACTTGATGGTATGGATGTGCCGCTGGACCGCGCCGATTTTGTAATCGAAGATGTGCGCCGCCGCGACATGGCCCGCTTACAGCTACAACAGGCAAAAGGACTATTCGCAGCTGCCGATATTGCCTTCCAAAAAACACTCGTCCCTGAACCTTTGACAGAACCGCAAACAGAGGCAAAAGTTCTGTCTGAAGAGACTGCAAAAATCACCGAAATATCAGATTAG